The genomic interval GTTTACGCACTGGGCCAGTGCCTTGCGTTTCTCCGGCGTATGGCCGTCTGCAAAGTAAAAATTCGCCCCCAGGCACAAGGTCAGCACCTGTTCGTTGCTGCCGCCCTCGGCATCGTCAATCAGCGTCCAGTTGTCTAGCGGGGCCAGCATGGCGCGGTCAAAGAGGTGGATCATGGGAAGTCCTTGTAGCGCATGGATCGCTGCCGGCGAAAGTGTTTCTTTGGCGTTTGAAGTACGGGCATGCATCCCAGCCGCTGGAGTGCTTGCGGGTGCCGTACCGACCCCAGGGGAACGGCACCCTGATGCGAACCAGCGGGCTTTCGAGGATAGCGTAAATTTCATGCATCCAATTCGGCTCTAGCGCTTACTACACCGGCACAAGAAGCTACTAATTGAATAGCAAAATGTGCACCACTGCACCAGGATGTACCCCCTACCCCAACCCTTTGTAGTACCACGTCACCGCCCCGGTCACGCCCCGCTCGCCTACGCCCGGCATGGGCTCGTCCAGCTCCATGCGGACCTCGCGCATGCGCAGGTGGGGGGCGTACCACAGGCCGGCCTTCGGGCAGGGTTGGCCAGGCAAGGCGCTCAGGCTGGGTTCGGTGCTGGACGGCGGGGTGTAGGTTTTGGGTACCGGGCCTTGCTGGCGCGCCCAGGCCACGATGTCTTTGGGGTAGACCAGGTGGTCGCGGTAACTGCTGTCGTCCTGCTCGTACAGGTAGGCCACGGCTGCAGCCTCCCAGGCCCAGTAGCCGTAGTAGCCAGCCCAGTCTGGCGAGGTGGCGACATTGCCGAAGCGGAGATGGGCACCGTGCCACGAGGCATTTTTGTAGTACTTGTACCAGCCTTTGAGGAATGTGCCCATGCACTGGGCGCTTTCGGCGGGATCTTCCCAGGCCGCACCCAGCAAGTCATCGTAGAGCGCGAGGTGGTACAGCGTGGAGCATTCGCTGGTGTCGGGTACAAACGGGAACAGCAGCGCCTCCACGACGCCGTCCTTCGCCCGGAAGGCACTGATCCAGTAGGCAATGCGGCGCAGCTGCGCACCTTCGTTGAACAGCGCCCCTAGGCTGAGCAGACGCAGCAAGTTAAGGTAGTGCTCTCCCACCTTGGGATCGGTGGCGTTCGGTATAAAAACGTCTTTGGATTCAGGAAACTCCCTGTAATGCCAGTCGCGAAACGCAATGCACCACGCTTCAAAGGCATCCACTGCGGCGGGGTACAGGGCTTTGCACTCCTCCATGGTCGCGCCACAGGTGTATTCGAGGGAGATTCTGTCTAGGACCTGTTCAAACAAGGAGTTGAAGTAGCCCACGTAACCCAAATCCTTTTTCTCTAAGTCAGTCGCTTTTTCAATAAAACCTCGCTCAGCAACATCAAACTCCGAAAGGGTTTTTTCGATCGCCTCATACGCCTCCCAGTACATGAACTTCTGGCGGCGGATGGTGCTGAACTCTTTGGAGGCGCGCACGATAAAGGAGGGTGGGTGTGTCATGTGATTCGTCCTGCGGATGTTTATCGGGTTCTCTTTTTGCGCTTGCCTTCTTGGACATCAGCAGGTTTGGACTGGTCGGGTGGGGCTGAGGTGGTAGGGCTCGGACGTCCTTCTCTCGCCTTCTCCACCGCCGCAATATCCGCCTCCAAATACTCCCGGCTGATGCCGTGGGTGCTTGCATGCCGTTGCGGGTCAACCTCTGGAACCGCGCCCGCCAGCGCGGCTGTCCCCGCTTGGGTGATGGCGATTACGTGCTCTCCATACCCCGGTGCGGTGGGTGCCTGTGGATTGGCGATTTCGGCGACCAGGTAGACCCGGCGTTCATATTCCGCGTTGGATACGGTCCGCTGAAGTACTACCCTCATGTCTTTTTTAATCCATTCCCGCGACATCTGCATCACCGGTGCAGCCCCCTTCCCCCCACTGTCACTCAGCATGCGCGACAGTTGCGCCTGGTGCGGGGTCAACTGGCTACCAGCCACCGGTGGTGTGCCCCCGTTGCGGGTATTGCCATTCTTGCTGCTGCGCTTCTCTTCGGCCGTGGGCTGCACTTGCACACTGGGGGCGCCGATACGCCCTTTGGCTTCGACCACCAGGTAGCGGGCACCTGGGCCGGTTTGGCTGCCGCGCCGCCATAGGCTGTCGATGCCGTGGTGGGACAACCGGGTGAGGTCTTCCACCGTGAGTTCGGTGGGGCGCAGCGGGCCGTTGACTTTGACCAGTACGCCGGGCTTTTGCGCTGTCAGCGTGCCGTGCGGGTGCTGCCCGCCTTCTTTTGCCAGCACGTGGTAGTCCACCATGTGCTCGGCCACCAAGGCGCTGGGGCGCTTGCTGAGGCGGCTCAACAAGTCGATGGTTTTCTGGCGCTTGCCGTCGACCACCGGGTGGCCGGTACCGGCTTCGCTTTTGGCCTGCCCGCCGGTGTGGGCGTGGGGGTCTTTGAGCGTGTTTTTGGCCGGGTCTGCACTTTTGCCGCCGTGGCCTGGCTCGCCGGTATGGCCGCGCTTGGCGTTGGCTTGGGCGGCGGCTTTGGCGTGGACCTGGTGGGGGTTGTGTGCAGGCTGGCGCTGCATGACGGTGGCAGTGGCCAGTCTGGCGGCGGTGTCTACCCATACGGCATGTTCGCCCAGCAGGTCTTGCACGAAGTCTTGTATGAGTTTGCTGCCTTCTCGTACCAGGGTGCCCACGTAGCCGCTGGCGGTGCGCACATTGGGTAGCATGTCGCGGGCCAGGCGCACCAGGGGTCCGGGTGCCCACCAAGGAGAGGCGGCAATCAGCGTCAGGATTTGTATGTACAAGGCCAGGGCACCTTGGGCCTGGCGGACCGCGGCTTCGGTGTTTTGCGCCCATTGGATGGCCTGTATCCAGCGTATTGTGCTGGTCAAGTTTTTTCGGACACCGCGATAGGTTGTTTGATTGCCGATTGCTGCTCGAAAGCATTGGGTGGCAAGTTGCCCAGTTTGGAGTGCAGCCGTACGCTGTTGTAGAAGCCAACGATGTAGTCGGCGATGTCGGTCATGGCCTCAGCGTGGTTGGCGTAATCGCGCTGCCAAGCCCGCTCCGTCTTGAGGCTCAGGAAGAAGCGCTCCATGACCGCGTTGTCCCAACAGTTGCCCTTGCGGCTCATGCTGCCGACCAAGCCGTGGCGCACCAGCAATGCCTGGTGCAACGCGCTGGCGTATTGGCTTCCACGGTCGGAATGAATAATCAGCCCTGGCGCGGGGCGGCGCTGCGCGATGGCCAACTGCAGCGCCGCGCACACCAACTCGGCATGCATGGTCGGCGCCATCGCCCAGCCCACGACTTTGCGCGCGTACAGGTCCAGCACCACCGCCAGGTACAGCCAGCCGCTGCGCGTGCGGATGTAGGTGATGTCGCTCACCCAGGCCTGATTAGGGAGGTTCGGATTGAAGCGCCGTGCCAGCAGGTTGTCTGAGACCGGCAGCGCATGACCGCTGTCGGTGGTGTGGACGAACTTGCGCCGCCACAGGGCCCGCAGCCTGTTCTCGCGCATCAAACGCCGTACGCGGTAACGCCCGATGTGCAGCCCCTGAGCACGCAGCACCGCGCCAAGGCGACGGCTGCCATAGACGCGGCCGCTGGCGGCAAACTCGGCCTTCAATTGCGTGCTGAGCAAGCAGGCCTTGGGCGCGAGCTTGGTGCGCTGACGGGCACCGTAGTAGCCTGAACGGCTGACGCCCAGCACCCGGCATAGCCGCTCAACGGTGACGGCCTTCTTGTGCAACTGCTCGACGAACTGGTAGCTCATCGAAGCTCGCGGGCAAAGAAGGCCGATGCTTTTTTTAGGATATCTACGTCGCCGCGCAGTTGCTTGTTCTCGGCCTCCAACTGGCGGATGCGTTGCTGCTCGGCGGTGAGCGGTTTGCCGATACCGGGTCGGCCTGCAGCCTCTTCATCGGCTTGCGCCAGCCAGCGCCTTACGGCCGTCTCGCCGAGCTTTAGGTCGCGGCAAACCTCAGTCACGCTCAAGCCCTGCTCGCGAATCATCTGCACGACTTGCAGCTTGAACTCCGCGTTGAATGTCCGTCTTTGCTTCTTGGTCATATTTCTCGTCCAGGTGGATTCCACCTATCGAGGTGTCCGGGGGAATTAGACCAGCACATATTGCACCGCCCTTGGCCATGCCCAGCGTGCGCTCCACCATGGCCAGCCCGGCTTGCACGCCGCGGTGGCTTTCTTTGCGGTGTTTGAAGAGCGGTTTGACGGAGCCTTTGATGAAGCTGCCCACCTCTGGAACGCAGCCCAGGGCGGCGAAGGCCAGGTCGGCTTTGTCGTTGTCGTCCAGCATCGCCCAGCCTTTGCGCGAACACCGCACGATCACGCCGACGATGTCGCGCACGTCCAGAAGTTGGTCAACCACGGGGATCAGTCCGATGGCTCCGTTGGCAACCATGGCGGCGGTACTGGGGTTTTCTGCAAAGTCGCCCAGCACCAGGCGTAAATTTCCAGCATCCAATCCGGCCCTAGCGCTTATTCCACCTGCACAAGCAGCTACTACTTGTATAGCAACCAAAAACTACGCTCGCTATCCCGCACAGGTTCACACCCCCTACCCCAGCCCTTTGTAGTACCACGTCACCGCCCCAGTCACGCCCCGCTCGCCTACTCCCGGCATTAGCTCGTCCAGCTCCATGCGGACCTCGCGCATGCGCAGGTGCGGGGCATACCACAGGCCTGCTTTCGGGCAGGGCTGGCCGGGCAAGGCGCTCAGGCTGGGTTCGGTGCTGGACGCAACCGGCACGGCGGCTTGCGGGTCGAACGGCGTGATGGGGCCGTCGCCGGGGTAGTCAAAGCGGGCCACCCACTGGCGTGTAAACGCAGTGTCGGCAGATTCGGCATCCGGAATGTAGGTGTGCAATGAACCCTGCTCTGGGTTGCGCAGATTGCGCACTGCCCGGTTCACGAAGGCGTAGGGCTCAATCAAGCCTTCTTCGGGTGCGCCCAGGCGCGGGAAGTCGCCCGCCCGCACCGCTACACACTGGCCCCAGCGCTGCACAGCGATGTCTGGGCGGTCCAGCTTGGCCCGTAGCGCCGCCTCGCCCCCCAGACGCTGCACAAATGGCTCGCCCAGGATGGTGTACCAATTGACGCTGCGCAGGTAGCCTACGCTGCGCACCTCTGCGCCGGGTTTGAGGTACGTGTATCGAAGCCAGTCTTCCGGCCTGTAGATGCCGTCATCCGCAGGCAAACCTGGTTTTCTTTCAACCGACAGAATGCGGTAGGTATCGGTCTCCAAATGCGCTGTCGAGTCAATCTCCAGACCGCTGAAGCGCTTGGCCAATTCATACTCCAGCAGCATGTAGCGGTGATAATCCCAAGGCAAGGACGGCATCAACCCACCATAACCCGCCCGCACCGGCAATGTCTGGCAAACAAACTGTAAATACTGGTGGTACGGGGCCAAGTCTTCGGGGAACACAGCCAGTTCCCATGGCAGAGCAAATTTTACGTAGGACAGCATGCCGCCATTGCCGAGTACGCCAAACGCGCCAACTACAAATAATTCCCAGACATATTCTGGGGCCGTGTATTGATCGACAACGTCCGATCGAGCCAGCTCAACACCTTCCTCTGATCTGGCCATAAGAATCCGGTTGCGCATCGCCTCAATCCCTGCAACGGTCTTCTTGCTGTACTTGCCTCCGGCCACGCGCCCGCCCTTGAGGTACGCCCCAAACATCTCATCAAACTTGTTAAAACAGTCCAGCAACTGCTGGCGCACCTGCGGCTGGTCGCCGTTCTCAAAGTACACGGTGGCAAACAGGGTGGGGGTGCAAACCACCCGGTCGTCGCTGGGGTGCACCACCCGTAGATCGTTGAGGTAGCGGGCCATTCCCTGCTGGGGGGTAAGAACGAGGTTGGGCATAAAGGATGAAGAAGGTAAAAAACGGAGGGTTTCGGGTCCATTCACCGGAACGGCTGTCAAAATATTTAACCTGTAGTCAAGGCCACTTGGATGCCCATAAGAGCTGCCAGCGCCGCCAGCAGGTACGGTGACAAGGCGAGCACCATGAGGGCACCCAGCACCACGATGGCTACACCGCAAATGGTGGTGCCCACGTCAATGACCAGTTGCCCCCACTCTATGCGGTCGATTTGCTCCAGGGTCAGGTCGGTCTGGCGGGCCAGCTCTGCCTTGGCGTAGCGCAGTTGGGCCGTGGTCCAGCGGGCGAGTACCCGCCCTTGGGCATCCACCCACTGGTAGATACCGTTGTAGGTGTCGCACACCCAGCGGCCGGTGCCAAACAGCCAGGGTATCTCGGTCTTGAGCCAAGCCTGAGCTTGGGCCGACAACTGCGAGACGCCTTGCTGGGCTTGGCTCCACAGGGCCTGGGCTTCTTGCTGCGGGTGGTTCAGCCACAGCTCGTACCAAGCAGGCTCAGCGATGGGCTGCACACTGCGCACTGGGGCACGCACGCGGGTCTTGGGGTCGGGTGCTGGCAGCAGAGCCGCGCGCTTGATGGCTTCACGCACGCGGGCCAGATCGCCATCGCAGTCTTGCACGTCGACGATGCAAAGACGCTCATTGGAACCACCTGCAATTTGGCGATAGGCCCGCTCTTGGGCAGGATCCATAGTGTCGTTCGGAAATTTCAGTTCCACTACACGGGCAATATTGTCCGGGTGCGCAAATCCCTCGTGGTCGGTGGTAGCTAAACCCGGCCAGCGCAATGCCGGGTTCTTGACGATGATCACATCGGGACGCCGCAAATAATCCCGGGTCAACCCCGGCGGAAATCGGTTCAAGGTATGCCTGCGCAAAGGACCTTGGGATTTATCAGCTTGTAGGAAAGGTTTGGGAAGCTTTCCATCCAGTGTCGGTGTCATATCAAAGCTGACTTCACTCTTGTACTGCCAAAAGAAATCGGCCTTGGTTTCGTCCAAGAGGATAGCGGCGCTAACCACGTGCTGTTGCAGCAGGGCCTGGATGACTTCGCCACTCTTGAGTTTGACGTTGACGATTTTGGGAAACTTCAGAGCCGTCCGCACCTTTTCGGTTAAATAGCCCACGTTCTGCACGGGCAGCTTGGCGTATTCAGCGCGTTCTTGAAGGGTGGTGCAGCCGTTGGCGGCAAGTTGGTAGGCCATAGGGGTCTTTGGTACTGTGGGTAACTTTGCAACGGGAATCAAAGGTAGTCGGCATGCAGGGCCGGGCTGCCACCACCTGCCAAGTGCCAGGGCTCTTCTTTGCGCTTGGGGGGAATGGCCGACTTCAAGATGGCATCTTCGGCTTGTGCCGAGTACAACTGCATGGTTTCACCCCGGTCATTGGTCATGCCTGCCACGGTCTTGCCAGAGGCTAGCTGCAGGCTGTAAGGGTGGTTGGACAGCACCGCGCCATCTTTCTCATTCTGCAAAATGTATTGAACCTGGTATGGGCCTTGGGGGTTGGAAATCACCACCGGCATGGTCTTTGGCCCCACCAAGGCCAGACTAGCCGAATGCACGGTGTGCGCCCCGCTGGTGCCCGAGGTGATGCCGCCCGCGCTCCACTCGGTGTAGCTGCCACCGCCGTTGATGACGATGCGCTCCTTGGCCGTCAAGTTGATGCTGTTGGCGGTGTGGCTGATCTCCAGCTTGGCCAGCAGGTGCACGCTGGTCTTGAGCGCCTGGATCTCGATGTCTTGGTTGGCGCTGACCAGCTTGATGCCCAGCTTGTACGCAAACAGCTTGATACCGCCCTTGACGCTGGCCAGCAGGCTCTTGCCCGCACTGATGCTGGTGTGCCCACCGCTGGTGATGGCGTGGTGCTCGCCGCTGTGCTGGTGGGTGCTGGCGCTGGTGGTGCTTTCAATGCCTGCCGGGCTGGCCAGTACCAGGTGCGGGGCGCTGAATTCGGGGAAGCTGGCGGGTTGGGATGCGCTGGCGTCCTTGCCGGTGCCGGTGCCGGTGCTGGCGCTGGCGTTGGCACCGGTGCTGGTGCTGGTGGTACCGGCGATCTCCTGGTTTTGCGCTTGCAGGGCTTGGGCGACCGGGGTTTGGTCGTCTCCGTCTTGCGCCTGGTGTTGCTGCGCCAGGTCAGCCAGGCTGGCGTGCTGGGCCTGGCCTTGGTCCAGGCGTTGCACGGTCTCGCCCATGTCGGTGGTGTGGGCCTGGGCCCCGGGGCGGCCTTGGGTGCTCAGCAGCAGGCCGTCTTGGGCGCGCAGGCTGCCGTGGCGGTCGCTGCGCAGCTCAAAGCCTTCTCCGCGCGGGTCTTTGCGTCCTTGGTGGTCTTCGATGCGGCGGATGTAGCCCAGGCTCAAGCTGCTGTGGGCGTGGTCGCTTTTGAGTTGGACCTGGATTTGCCCGGCGGTGTCGTCCAGCGCCAGGTGGTTGCTGCGCCCGCCTGCGCTGTTGCCGGCTGCGGGTTTGAGTTCGCGGCTGCGCAGGCCGGTGAGGGCTTGTTGGTCGGGGAGTTGCCAGTTGGGGTGGTTGTCTTGGTTGCGGACTTGGCCGGTGCACAGGGGTTGGTCGATGTCGCCGCCCAGGAAGCCGATGAGGACTTCTTGGCCGATGCGCGGGATGTGCTGGAGGCCCAGTTGGTTGCCCGCCCAGCCGCTGGCGACCCGCACCCAGCAGGAGCTGGTGTGGTTGCGCGGGCCGTAGCGGTCCCAGGGGAATTGGATTTTGATGCGGCCCAGGTGGTCGGTGTAGATGTTGCTGGCGGCGGTGTCGTCGCTGGGGCCGCAGACCACGGCGGTTTCCAGGCCGGGGATGGGGGGTTTGGCTTGGGTGGCGTCTGGGCGCAGGATTTCGGTGCTGGGTTGGGCCTGGAAGTGGACTTCGACTT from Comamonadaceae bacterium OS-1 carries:
- a CDS encoding IS3 family transposase ISPosp5 produces the protein MSYQFVEQLHKKAVTVERLCRVLGVSRSGYYGARQRTKLAPKACLLSTQLKAEFAASGRVYGSRRLGAVLRAQGLHIGRYRVRRLMRENRLRALWRRKFVHTTDSGHALPVSDNLLARRFNPNLPNQAWVSDITYIRTRSGWLYLAVVLDLYARKVVGWAMAPTMHAELVCAALQLAIAQRRPAPGLIIHSDRGSQYASALHQALLVRHGLVGSMSRKGNCWDNAVMERFFLSLKTERAWQRDYANHAEAMTDIADYIVGFYNSVRLHSKLGNLPPNAFEQQSAIKQPIAVSEKT